A single Amphiprion ocellaris isolate individual 3 ecotype Okinawa chromosome 1, ASM2253959v1, whole genome shotgun sequence DNA region contains:
- the LOC111574543 gene encoding ras association domain-containing protein 7-like isoform X2 has translation MELKVWVEGVVRVVCGLSLNTSCQDVVIALAQAIGQTGRYVLILKLRGNERHLVAEDCPLRQLAQLGQQAAEVQFILQRTGPSLSEGPNTPSTVRRLPLPRSSEPEPLKHHKEPQKAFTFNLGPSTYPKRPKPNRGWSPSPRASPEPRASPVSFLDPPNSVNGSKEEVFRQILQQQRRLQDLDIQLQALERETEQWERSSAAAPSPTPGLAEELEELELQLRQNKAELMHAEHWEAQIQEEMEQEQDMYRRLHQIHSSIDDQSYKIRELQSRSAHLEQDLQLTAQRQNSRAGTPQPDDALRPLKQELHNRLQLGEELDATLSETQRELQTAEERDRWGRIEELNKELRQCKLQQFIQQTGVTSHTDQTNSLTANEVYLSNAGIME, from the exons ATGGAGCTGAAGGTGTGGGTGGAGGGTGTGGTCAGAGTGGTCTGTGGCCTGTCGCTGAACACTTCATGTCAGGATGTCGTCATCGCACTTGCACAAGCAATCG GCCAGACAGGCCGGTACGTTCTTATCTTGAAGCTACGAGGGAACGAGAGACACTTGGTGGCTGAAGACTGTCCTCTGCGGCAGCTGGCCCAGCTGGGACAGCAGGCTGCAGAGGTCCAGTTCATCCTGCAGAGGACCGGTCCCAGCCTCAGTGAGGGTCCAAACACTCCCTCCACAGTGAGACGCCTCCCCCTGCCCAGatcatcagaaccagaacccctCAAACACCACAAAGAGCCTCAAAAGGCTTTCACCTTCAATCTGGGACCCTCGACGTATCCCAAAAGACCTAAACCAAACAGAGGCTGGTCTCCATCACCCAGAGCCTCGCCTGAACCCCGGGCCTCCCCTGTTTCTTTCTTAGACCCTCCCAACTCTGTGAATGGCTCCAAAGAGGAGGTGTTCAGGCAgattctgcagcagcagaggaggctaCAGGACCTGGATATTCAGCTGCAAGCTCTGGAGAGGGAGACGGAGCAGTGGGAGAGGtcctctgctgcagctccaagtCCAACTCCAGGCCTTGCAGAGGAACTGGAGgaactggagctgcagctgaggCAGAACAAGGCAGAGCTGATGCATGCAGAGCACTGGGAGGCTCAGATACAGGAGGAGATGGAACAAGAACAAG ATATGTACAGGCGTCTACACCAGATCCACTCGTCCATAGATGATCAGAGTTACAAGATCAGGGAGCTCCAAAGCCGCTCTGCACATCTAGAACAGGACCTGCAGCTCACAGCCCAGAGGCAGAACTCTCGGGCGGGAACACCGCAGCCAGACGACGCCCTGAGGCCCCTGAAGCAGGAGCTCCACAACCGGCTGCAGCTGGGAGAAGAACTGGATGCAACACTGTCAGAGACGCAGAGGGAGCTCCAAACTGCAGAGGAAAGG GACAGATGGGGGAGGATCGAGGAGCTGAATAAGGAGCTGAGACAGTGTAAACTGCAGCAGTTCATCCAGCAGACTGGTGTAACATCACACACTGACCAGACAAACTCCCTGACTGCCAACGAAGTTTACCTCAGCAACGCTGGTATTATGGAGTAG
- the LOC111574543 gene encoding ras association domain-containing protein 7-like isoform X1, which translates to MELKVWVEGVVRVVCGLSLNTSCQDVVIALAQAIGQTGRYVLILKLRGNERHLVAEDCPLRQLAQLGQQAAEVQFILQRTGPSLSEGPNTPSTVRRLPLPRSSEPEPLKHHKEPQKAFTFNLGPSTYPKRPKPNRGWSPSPRASPEPRASPVSFLDPPNSVNGSKEEVFRQILQQQRRLQDLDIQLQALERETEQWERSSAAAPSPTPGLAEELEELELQLRQNKAELMHAEHWEAQIQEEMEQEQDMYRRLHQIHSSIDDQSYKIRELQSRSAHLEQDLQLTAQRQNSRAGTPQPDDALRPLKQELHNRLQLGEELDATLSETQRELQTAEERVKDRWGRIEELNKELRQCKLQQFIQQTGVTSHTDQTNSLTANEVYLSNAGIME; encoded by the exons ATGGAGCTGAAGGTGTGGGTGGAGGGTGTGGTCAGAGTGGTCTGTGGCCTGTCGCTGAACACTTCATGTCAGGATGTCGTCATCGCACTTGCACAAGCAATCG GCCAGACAGGCCGGTACGTTCTTATCTTGAAGCTACGAGGGAACGAGAGACACTTGGTGGCTGAAGACTGTCCTCTGCGGCAGCTGGCCCAGCTGGGACAGCAGGCTGCAGAGGTCCAGTTCATCCTGCAGAGGACCGGTCCCAGCCTCAGTGAGGGTCCAAACACTCCCTCCACAGTGAGACGCCTCCCCCTGCCCAGatcatcagaaccagaacccctCAAACACCACAAAGAGCCTCAAAAGGCTTTCACCTTCAATCTGGGACCCTCGACGTATCCCAAAAGACCTAAACCAAACAGAGGCTGGTCTCCATCACCCAGAGCCTCGCCTGAACCCCGGGCCTCCCCTGTTTCTTTCTTAGACCCTCCCAACTCTGTGAATGGCTCCAAAGAGGAGGTGTTCAGGCAgattctgcagcagcagaggaggctaCAGGACCTGGATATTCAGCTGCAAGCTCTGGAGAGGGAGACGGAGCAGTGGGAGAGGtcctctgctgcagctccaagtCCAACTCCAGGCCTTGCAGAGGAACTGGAGgaactggagctgcagctgaggCAGAACAAGGCAGAGCTGATGCATGCAGAGCACTGGGAGGCTCAGATACAGGAGGAGATGGAACAAGAACAAG ATATGTACAGGCGTCTACACCAGATCCACTCGTCCATAGATGATCAGAGTTACAAGATCAGGGAGCTCCAAAGCCGCTCTGCACATCTAGAACAGGACCTGCAGCTCACAGCCCAGAGGCAGAACTCTCGGGCGGGAACACCGCAGCCAGACGACGCCCTGAGGCCCCTGAAGCAGGAGCTCCACAACCGGCTGCAGCTGGGAGAAGAACTGGATGCAACACTGTCAGAGACGCAGAGGGAGCTCCAAACTGCAGAGGAAAGGGTAAAG GACAGATGGGGGAGGATCGAGGAGCTGAATAAGGAGCTGAGACAGTGTAAACTGCAGCAGTTCATCCAGCAGACTGGTGTAACATCACACACTGACCAGACAAACTCCCTGACTGCCAACGAAGTTTACCTCAGCAACGCTGGTATTATGGAGTAG
- the LOC111574543 gene encoding ras association domain-containing protein 8-like isoform X4, producing the protein MELKVWVEGVVRVVCGLSLNTSCQDVVIALAQAIGQTGRYVLILKLRGNERHLVAEDCPLRQLAQLGQQAAEVQFILQRTGPSLSEGPNTPSTVRRLPLPRSSEPEPLKHHKEPQKAFTFNLGPSTYPKRPKPNRGWSPSPRASPEPRASPVSFLDPPNSVNGSKEEVFRQILQQQRRLQDLDIQLQALERETEQWERSSAAAPSPTPGLAEELEELELQLRQNKAELMHAEHWEAQIQEEMEQEQDMYRRLHQIHSSIDDQSYKIRELQSRSAHLEQDLQLTAQRQNSRAGTPQPDDALRPLKQELHNRLQLGEELDATLSETQRELQTAEERMGEDRGAE; encoded by the exons ATGGAGCTGAAGGTGTGGGTGGAGGGTGTGGTCAGAGTGGTCTGTGGCCTGTCGCTGAACACTTCATGTCAGGATGTCGTCATCGCACTTGCACAAGCAATCG GCCAGACAGGCCGGTACGTTCTTATCTTGAAGCTACGAGGGAACGAGAGACACTTGGTGGCTGAAGACTGTCCTCTGCGGCAGCTGGCCCAGCTGGGACAGCAGGCTGCAGAGGTCCAGTTCATCCTGCAGAGGACCGGTCCCAGCCTCAGTGAGGGTCCAAACACTCCCTCCACAGTGAGACGCCTCCCCCTGCCCAGatcatcagaaccagaacccctCAAACACCACAAAGAGCCTCAAAAGGCTTTCACCTTCAATCTGGGACCCTCGACGTATCCCAAAAGACCTAAACCAAACAGAGGCTGGTCTCCATCACCCAGAGCCTCGCCTGAACCCCGGGCCTCCCCTGTTTCTTTCTTAGACCCTCCCAACTCTGTGAATGGCTCCAAAGAGGAGGTGTTCAGGCAgattctgcagcagcagaggaggctaCAGGACCTGGATATTCAGCTGCAAGCTCTGGAGAGGGAGACGGAGCAGTGGGAGAGGtcctctgctgcagctccaagtCCAACTCCAGGCCTTGCAGAGGAACTGGAGgaactggagctgcagctgaggCAGAACAAGGCAGAGCTGATGCATGCAGAGCACTGGGAGGCTCAGATACAGGAGGAGATGGAACAAGAACAAG ATATGTACAGGCGTCTACACCAGATCCACTCGTCCATAGATGATCAGAGTTACAAGATCAGGGAGCTCCAAAGCCGCTCTGCACATCTAGAACAGGACCTGCAGCTCACAGCCCAGAGGCAGAACTCTCGGGCGGGAACACCGCAGCCAGACGACGCCCTGAGGCCCCTGAAGCAGGAGCTCCACAACCGGCTGCAGCTGGGAGAAGAACTGGATGCAACACTGTCAGAGACGCAGAGGGAGCTCCAAACTGCAGAGGAAAGG ATGGGGGAGGATCGAGGAGCTGAATAA
- the LOC111574543 gene encoding ras association domain-containing protein 8-like isoform X3 gives MELKVWVEGVVRVVCGLSLNTSCQDVVIALAQAIGQTGRYVLILKLRGNERHLVAEDCPLRQLAQLGQQAAEVQFILQRTGPSLSEGPNTPSTVRRLPLPRSSEPEPLKHHKEPQKAFTFNLGPSTYPKRPKPNRGWSPSPRASPEPRASPVSFLDPPNSVNGSKEEVFRQILQQQRRLQDLDIQLQALERETEQWERSSAAAPSPTPGLAEELEELELQLRQNKAELMHAEHWEAQIQEEMEQEQDMYRRLHQIHSSIDDQSYKIRELQSRSAHLEQDLQLTAQRQNSRAGTPQPDDALRPLKQELHNRLQLGEELDATLSETQRELQTAEERVKMGEDRGAE, from the exons ATGGAGCTGAAGGTGTGGGTGGAGGGTGTGGTCAGAGTGGTCTGTGGCCTGTCGCTGAACACTTCATGTCAGGATGTCGTCATCGCACTTGCACAAGCAATCG GCCAGACAGGCCGGTACGTTCTTATCTTGAAGCTACGAGGGAACGAGAGACACTTGGTGGCTGAAGACTGTCCTCTGCGGCAGCTGGCCCAGCTGGGACAGCAGGCTGCAGAGGTCCAGTTCATCCTGCAGAGGACCGGTCCCAGCCTCAGTGAGGGTCCAAACACTCCCTCCACAGTGAGACGCCTCCCCCTGCCCAGatcatcagaaccagaacccctCAAACACCACAAAGAGCCTCAAAAGGCTTTCACCTTCAATCTGGGACCCTCGACGTATCCCAAAAGACCTAAACCAAACAGAGGCTGGTCTCCATCACCCAGAGCCTCGCCTGAACCCCGGGCCTCCCCTGTTTCTTTCTTAGACCCTCCCAACTCTGTGAATGGCTCCAAAGAGGAGGTGTTCAGGCAgattctgcagcagcagaggaggctaCAGGACCTGGATATTCAGCTGCAAGCTCTGGAGAGGGAGACGGAGCAGTGGGAGAGGtcctctgctgcagctccaagtCCAACTCCAGGCCTTGCAGAGGAACTGGAGgaactggagctgcagctgaggCAGAACAAGGCAGAGCTGATGCATGCAGAGCACTGGGAGGCTCAGATACAGGAGGAGATGGAACAAGAACAAG ATATGTACAGGCGTCTACACCAGATCCACTCGTCCATAGATGATCAGAGTTACAAGATCAGGGAGCTCCAAAGCCGCTCTGCACATCTAGAACAGGACCTGCAGCTCACAGCCCAGAGGCAGAACTCTCGGGCGGGAACACCGCAGCCAGACGACGCCCTGAGGCCCCTGAAGCAGGAGCTCCACAACCGGCTGCAGCTGGGAGAAGAACTGGATGCAACACTGTCAGAGACGCAGAGGGAGCTCCAAACTGCAGAGGAAAGGGTAAAG ATGGGGGAGGATCGAGGAGCTGAATAA